From the genome of Anoplopoma fimbria isolate UVic2021 breed Golden Eagle Sablefish chromosome 1, Afim_UVic_2022, whole genome shotgun sequence, one region includes:
- the gpr4 gene encoding G-protein coupled receptor 4: protein MCNISFCDVDSKVDQFFQPTLYIIVIVLGLPTNCMALWAAYMQVRQRNELGIYLINLSVADLLYITTLPLWIDYFLQHDDWIHGQESCKLFGFIFYTNIYVSIAFLCCISLDRYLAVAYPLRFAKVRRIKTAVLVSAMVWIVEIVANSAPLFHDELFQDRFNHTFCFEKYPMQDWVAGMNLYRTFLGFLAPWTAMLVAYRGILVAVRCNVSTERQEKAKIQRLALSLILIVLLCFGPYHILLLVRSVMFLRKPCDCGSEENLFAAYHVSLALTSLNCVADPILYCFVNEGARHDVGRALSALLSAACKRGSSSSPSHGDMLNAGSVTMDTPLSAKKQTCVYADGAKTSSYKTELVALKEECLQMTILGVRK, encoded by the exons ATGTGCAACATCTCGTTCTGTGATGTGGACAGTAAGGTGGACCAGTTCTTCCAGCCCACGCTATACATCATAGTCATCGTTCTGGGACTGCCCACGAACTGCATGGCCCTGTGGGCTGCCTACATGCAG GTACGGCAACGCAATGAGCTCGGCATCTACCTGATCAACCTGTCAGTGGCAGACCTCCTCTACATCACCACTCTTCCTCTGTGGATCGACTACTTCCTGCAGCACGATGACTGGATCCACGGTCAGGAGAGCTGCAAGCTTTTCGGCTTCATCTTCTACACCAATATCTACGTCAGCATCGCCTTCCTCTGCTGTATATCACTGGATAGGTACCTGGCTGTGGCATATCCTCTGCGCTTTGCCAAGGTTCGACGAATCAAAACAG CTGTCCTGGTCAGCGCCATGGTGTGGATAGTTGAGATCGTAGCCAACTCTGCGCCCCTCTTCCATGATGAGCTCTTCCAGGATCGCTTCAACCACACCTTCTGCTTTGAGAAGTATCCCATGCAGGACTGGGTGGCAGGGATGAACCTCTACAGGACATTTCTGGGCTTTCTTGCTCCATGGACGGCCATGCTTGTGGCCTACCGTGGGATTTTGGTGGCAGTGCGCTGCAACGTCTCGACGGAGCGCCAGGAAAAGGCCAAAATTCAGCGTCTGGCACTAAGTCTCATCCTGATCGTTTTGCTCTGCTTTGGACCGTACCACATCCTCCTCCTGGTGCGGAGCGTCATGTTTCTAAGAAAGCCttgtgactgtggctcagaggagAACTTGTTTGCGGCGTACCATGTATCATTGGCTCTGACCAGCCTCAACTGCGTCGCCGACCCCATCTTGTACTGTTTCGTAAACGAGGGGGCTAGGCACGATGTTGGCCGAGCCCTCTCGGCTTTACTGTCTGCAGCTTGCAAGAGgggctcctcttcctcaccatcGCACGGGGACATGCTCAACGCCGGTTCAGTGACTATGGATACGCCGCTGTCAGCAAAGAAACAGACTTGCGTGTACGCTGATGGAGCCAAGACAAGCAGCTACAAAACAGAACTGGTGGCTCTGAAGGAGGAGTGTCTACAAATGACCATCCTTGGTGTTAGGAAGTGA